From the Brassica napus cultivar Da-Ae chromosome A8, Da-Ae, whole genome shotgun sequence genome, one window contains:
- the LOC125577121 gene encoding U-box domain-containing protein 17-like, translated as MATAAIFSSLRRRRSPSLEAFLSPVDLSGLPLVQTLAAISTEIISSFSGTRFSFQRRNARSLIRKIEIFLVLFESLAESRWGSTPSSSSTALLCLKELYLLLYRSKILLDYCAHSSKLWLLLQTQSISGYFHDLNQEISTLLDVFPVNDLSLSDDVREQIELLQSQSRRSRLYIDSNDESLRRTFYSFLDGFENGEIPNSIALRSFFAEKLQIKDSKSCGNEIEFLEEQIANHDGDVEPTGSVINGFVAITRYCRFLLFGFEEEWRIKNNNPNKKSKRDGDGFITVPKDFVCPISLDLMTDPVIISTGQTYDRTSIARWIEEGHCTCPKTGQMLMDSRIVPNRALKNLIVQWCAASGVSYESEFVTDSSTNEGFVSGLPTKAAVEANKATVSILIEYLADGSEAAQTVAAREIRLLAKTGKENREFIAEAGAIPHLRRLLKSEDAVAQENSVTAMLNLSIYEKNKSRIMEEEDCLEAIVSVLVSGLTVEAQENAAATLFSLSAVHEYKKRIAMADQCVEALASLLQNGTPRGKKDAVTALYNLSTHPENCSRMIEGGGVSSLVGALKNEGVAEEAAGALALLVRQSLGAEAIGKEESAVTGLMGMMRCGTPRGKENAVAALLELCRRGGAAVAERVLRAPAIAGVLQTLLFTGTKRARRKAASLARVFQRREHAAMRAGGYGFVGDVNGNRDGGNFTTDVSVPMSISISVPVL; from the coding sequence ATGGCTACGGCAGCGATATTCTCATCTCTACGACGGAGGAGATCGCCGTCGCTGGAAGCCTTTCTATCCCCCGTTGACCTCTCCGGCCTCCCTCTCGTTCAAACCCTAGCCGCAATCTCCACGGAAATCATATCTTCCTTCAGCGGCACACGGTTCTCGTTCCAACGAAGAAACGCTCGCTCGCTGATTCGCAAGATCGAGATCTTCCTCGTGTTATTCGAATCCCTCGCGGAGTCACGCTGGGGCTCGACGCCTTCTTCGTCTTCCACAGCGTTGCTGTGTCTCAAGGAGCTCTACCTCCTCCTCTACAGATCCAAGATCCTCCTCGATTACTGCGCTCATTCCAGTAAGTTATGGCTGTTACTCCAAACTCAATCCATCTCCGGCTACTTCCACGATCTGAACCAAGAGATCTCGACGCTTCTCGACGTCTTCCCGGTCAACGATCTAAGCCTCAGCGACGACGTAAGAGAGCAAATCGAGCTGCTCCAGAGCCAATCGAGGAGATCGAGATTGTACATCGATAGCAACGACGAGTCGTTACGCAGAACATTCTACTCGTTCCTCGACGGATTCGAGAACGGAGAGATACCTAACTCCATCGCTCTCAGATCGTTCTTCGCTGAGAAGCTACAGATTAAAGATTCGAAATCTTGCGGAAACGAGATCGAGTTCTTGGAGGAACAGATCGCGAATCACGACGGAGATGTTGAGCCTACTGGCTCCGTGATCAACGGGTTTGTAGCCATCACACGGTACTGTAGATTCTTGTTGTTTGGATTCGAAGAAGAATGGAGAATCAAGAATAATAATCCGAATAAGAAGAGCAAAAGAGACGGAGATGGATTCATAACAGTTCCTAAGGATTTCGTTTGTCCGATCTCTCTAGATTTGATGACTGATCCTGTGATTATATCCACAGGGCAGACTTATGACCGTACCTCCATAGCTAGGTGGATCGAAGAAGGGCACTGTACTTGTCCCAAGACGGGGCAAATGCTTATGGACTCTCGGATTGTACCTAATCGAGCTTTGAAGAATTTGATAGTCCAGTGGTGCGCAGCGAGTGGGGTGTCTTATGAGTCTGAGTTTGTTACGGATTCTTCGACAAACGAGGGGTTTGTGTCTGGTCTTCCGACAAAAGCTGCGGTTGAAGCGAATAAAGCTACTGTTTCTATACTTATTGAGTATTTGGCAGATGGGTCTGAAGCGGCTCAGACTGTTGCGGCGCGGGAGATTCGTCTTTTGGCGAAGACAGGGAAGGAGAATAGGGAGTTTATTGCGGAAGCGGGGGCGATACCGCACTTGCGGAGGCTTCTCAAGTCGGAGGATGCTGTCGCGCAGGAGAACTCTGTGACGGCGATGCTGAACTTATCGATATATGAGAAGAACAAGAGTCGGATCATGGAGGAGGAGGATTGTTTGGAGGCTATAGTGAGCGTTCTTGTGTCGGGTCTCACAGTGGAAGCGCAGGAGAACGCAGCCGCCACGTTGTTTAGTCTCTCTGCGGTGCACGAGTATAAGAAACGGATAGCGATGGCTGATCAGTGCGTTGAGGCGTTGGCTTCGCTGCTTCAGAACGGAACACCGAGAGGGAAGAAAGACGCGGTGACGGCGTTGTATAACTTATCGACGCATCCTGAGAACTGCAGTAGAATGATCGAAGGAGGAGGAGTGTCGAGTCTCGTCGGAGCTCTGAAGAACGAAGGAGTGGCGGAGGAAGCTGCAGGAGCTTTGGCTTTGTTGGTGAGACAGTCTCTTGGAGCTGAGGCTATAGGGAAAGAGGAGTCCGCTGTGACGGGGCTCATGGGGATGATGAGATGCGGGACGCCGAGAGGGAAAGAAAACGCGGTGGCTGCTTTGCTTGAACTATGTAGAAGAGGTGGAGCCGCTGTGGCGGAGAGAGTGTTGAGAGCACCTGCGATTGCTGGAGTGCTGCAGACGCTTTTGTTTACGGGGACGAAGCGGGCTAGACGGAAAGCTGCTTCGCTTGCTCGGGTTTTCCAGAGGCGTGAGCATGCGGCCATGCGGGCAGGTGGTTATGGGTTTGTAGGGGATGTGAACGGGAATAGAGACGGCGGCAATTTTACGACGGATGTCTCtgttccgatgtcgatctccaTCTCCGTACCTGTATTGTGA